Below is a genomic region from Persephonella sp..
GCTGATTTATAGCTTCATTTACTTTTTTTATCCCCTTTAAATATCCACCTATTTTGCCGTTTCCTAATATATCTGTTATATCGTTTCCTCCCACCCTTACAACAGGATTTCCTGAGCTGTCTGTTTCAAATGTTGCATTGCTCACCTGATCGTATACAACAAGGGAAAAGCCTTTTGCCGTAAAAAGATCAACGGTTTTGTCCTCGTTTATCCTGATTTTCACATCAATGAGAGATGAGATCTCTTTAAGAACCCTGTCCCTTTCATCTAAAAACTCATTCAATCTTACTTCATCGTTGAAAAAGAACTTTATATTTTTGTTTACATAGGCAAGCTGTTTTGTAAGGTTGTTAAGTTTCTGGAGGTTGTCTTTTATGGAAAGGGAGGTTTTTTCTTTTATATTCTGGAGAGAGTTGTAATCATTTCTGATCCTGCCTACAAGGGCTGTAGCTTTTGATATAACAGAGTATCTTGCCGCAAGGTCGTCCGGATTGACAGCAACATCGTTAAACGAGTTGAAAAAATCATTAAGTTGGGAAGAAAGCCCCGATCCCATTATGTCGTTGTAAAGGGATTCAATCTGCTGGAGTATATCCTGATAGCCTTCATATCCAGTTTTCTGGTTGTTTGCATTTAAATACCTGTCAAAAAGTGCCCTATCAAAAACCCTTTCTATCTTTTGTAGATAGACACTACTTGCAGGCATATCTGACAAGTGATTAACCCTTCTTGCATACCCTTCAGAGTACAGGTTTGTCATATTCTTGTTAACATTATCCATCGCCCTTTTGTGTGTTAATAAAGACTGTCCTGCCATAGAAAGGGCAAAGAAAAGAGACATAACTTTACCTCATTTAGTTATTGGTTAATTAATATTATCGGCAGAAATTCTGAAATATTTCAGTCCTGAAAGTTCTTAAGTTCTTCCTGATCTATCTTTTCCTGTTTTTTGAATATCTCTGTATTTTTCTTTTCTATATAATCCTGTTTTTTATAAACATAATAAAAAGTGATCACATAGCCTATGAAAGCAACAGAGTGAAAAATAACCTGAACAGGACTTAAAAGCCCTTCATCAAACACAAGGGAAAGAATTTCTGAAACAACAGCTGAAAGAAATATAAAGAAGAAGGTTATCCCGTATAGTATGGTAACCTTTCTGTTTAACAGGAAATCCTCATAAGTGTAATATTCTGACATTGATTTTTTGTTTGTTTTGTTCTCAGATTCTTCTTTAACAGTAGGGTTTAATGTTTCTGTAGTTTCAGCCATTTTAAACCTCTTGTTTTAACTAAACCTGCCTTTAATTATCAAAACTATTTCACAAAAAGTCAAGGCTGGCATAATTACAAAAAGACATGCCTGATGTATAACCAATAAAATGATATTGAAAGTTTAGTTTGACGGATTATACTTATGGAAAATATCTTAGAAAAAGCTCTCCAGTTATCTATATTAAAGTTAAGTCAATAATTCCCTGATTATAAAAGATTTTTGTATAAAATCACAATCACAGCCAGCCTTTTTTCTTGAATATAAGTAGAGGTATCAATGCTGAAATGATCATAAGAAAGATAGCAAAGGGATATCCGTATTTCCAGCCAAGTTCTGGCATATACTGGAAGTTCATTCCGTATATGCTTGCTATCAGCGTAGGTGGAAGAAATATAACGGACATGATTGTGAATATTTTTATCACTTGATTTTGCTGAATGTTCAAAAGTCCTAAGAATGTGTTCTGCAGATAATCAAGCCTCTCAAAATTAAATGTTGTGTACTCAATAAGAGAGTTAACGTCCTTTATCATTATCCTGATTTCTTCCCTTACCTCTTTCGGGATTTTGTATGATTTTAACAGAGACGAAAGTATCCTCTGCTTATCAATAAGGTTTTCTCTGATTGTCATGTTCAGCTCTTCATAAAAAGAGATAGATTCTAAGATCTCCTCTGTTATATCTATTCCTGTGAAAACTATCTTGCCTAATTTTGATATCTCCCGGGTTATAAACTCAAGGGTATCTGCATCTGTATCAATTCTTATTTCCAGTATTCCAGCAAACACAAAATAGCCATCGTAATAAGCACTGGGGTTCATCATTAACTTCTTAACAAGTTCTTTAAATGTTTTCAGCTCTTTGTATCTAACAGTGATAAGATAGTGCTTTTTCAGTATAAAAGTAACGGTTTCGTTATAAGGTATTTCCCCTTCTGATGTTATCAGGAAGTATGCATTTATTGTTATACTCTCCTCGTCCTCAAAATATCTTGAGCTTATCTCAATTTCCTGTGTTTCCTGTTTTGAGGGAAACTCAACCTCAAACTCTTTTGAAACCCATTCAAGCTCCATATCTGTTGGAGAGATAATATCAACCCATAAAACATCTTCAGTTCTTTCCCACTTCTGGGAAAGATCCTCAACATTAACGATCTTTATGTTCTGTTTTTCCCTGACAAATAGTCTTATCATAATACCTTATGATACTACTTTATAACCTTTAAAATCTCTAAAATGTCATGCTTGTGATTTTTAGAAAGCATTCCAAAAATTTTAAAACTATCTATAACCACGAAAGCTTTATCTTTATCAAGTTCAAAGTAAACCTTTTCATTTTTTTCTGCTTTTCTCCCAATTATGCTATTTCCATTTTGGTCTTTTAAATAAGAGACAGGAAAACAAATATAGACCATCGGTTGTATACCTATTGCCTTTTGTTTTTCTCTTATGGTAATTTCGGCAATTATAAAAAAGTCATTATCAAAATCATATATAAGATGAGGATACTTAATTTCACTTTCCAAAAATTCCATTTCATTAAGAGTTTTACGAATAGGATTGGATTTATATATCTTATAACTATTTTCTATCAAACTATTTTCAGGAATATTTTTGATTTTTCGTTCTAAAGTATCTACATCTTGCTTAGAAATTACGCCCATTTTATAAAGGTAATACAGATATTCGCTTAGTTCATACAAAACCTTTTTCTTTCCATTGTATGCTTTGAAGATTAAATCATTTCTATCTTTTAATCTTGAAAGATTTGCTTTACTTGAATTTAATTCTGCATCATATCCAATCTGCCATTCAACATACATATTAGGATTAAAAACTTTTTGCCTTGTGG
It encodes:
- the flgK gene encoding flagellar hook-associated protein FlgK; its protein translation is MSLFFALSMAGQSLLTHKRAMDNVNKNMTNLYSEGYARRVNHLSDMPASSVYLQKIERVFDRALFDRYLNANNQKTGYEGYQDILQQIESLYNDIMGSGLSSQLNDFFNSFNDVAVNPDDLAARYSVISKATALVGRIRNDYNSLQNIKEKTSLSIKDNLQKLNNLTKQLAYVNKNIKFFFNDEVRLNEFLDERDRVLKEISSLIDVKIRINEDKTVDLFTAKGFSLVVYDQVSNATFETDSSGNPVVRVGGNDITDILGNGKIGGYLKGIKKVNEAINQLNDFTATLTLVVNKQHRQGYDLNGNTGIDFFGIDPESSLTNIDASNIVVNITDPKQIAAASDPAYTNSDNTNIKKIIKIKDDITGVLTAAEETDLLADGSITIGGITYNLNNTVNYNLIKEKSFHEFYSSNMVAPVSSELSKIKTLAEDSGFLLESIDQKIKEISSVNIDEELINLTKLQRAYEASAKIINVTDELLQTVLNLVK
- a CDS encoding R.Pab1 family restriction endonuclease, yielding MKISSVDYKNQKIIIEIPLTQPTGKIRIKERQGYTDFGIPVATRQKVFNPNMYVEWQIGYDAELNSSKANLSRLKDRNDLIFKAYNGKKKVLYELSEYLYYLYKMGVISKQDVDTLERKIKNIPENSLIENSYKIYKSNPIRKTLNEMEFLESEIKYPHLIYDFDNDFFIIAEITIREKQKAIGIQPMVYICFPVSYLKDQNGNSIIGRKAEKNEKVYFELDKDKAFVVIDSFKIFGMLSKNHKHDILEILKVIK
- the corA gene encoding magnesium/cobalt transporter CorA; the protein is MIRLFVREKQNIKIVNVEDLSQKWERTEDVLWVDIISPTDMELEWVSKEFEVEFPSKQETQEIEISSRYFEDEESITINAYFLITSEGEIPYNETVTFILKKHYLITVRYKELKTFKELVKKLMMNPSAYYDGYFVFAGILEIRIDTDADTLEFITREISKLGKIVFTGIDITEEILESISFYEELNMTIRENLIDKQRILSSLLKSYKIPKEVREEIRIMIKDVNSLIEYTTFNFERLDYLQNTFLGLLNIQQNQVIKIFTIMSVIFLPPTLIASIYGMNFQYMPELGWKYGYPFAIFLMIISALIPLLIFKKKGWL